The Thermodesulfobium sp. 4217-1 genome has a segment encoding these proteins:
- a CDS encoding methyltransferase domain-containing protein, whose translation MIDISSFNAVVELSLRWEAYNILHEDRYYISKLNLWRDIFPKEFYEKFINSDVGSLIEGEYLQGEYIERYDPKKTFFINYSQFNKKFIKDRIIEPKIGRFYPKGIIDGVSNIFKDNFEPFRLVGIENDKILVDFNHPFSRYDFVARANFIDLRPKNPEIGGKCIDWFDKVAFDAGIQARWNNTPTDFFSGESLERADENDDLVFYSSPRFVNHIDLTAIEHISSIYGSLLKPNTDILDFMCSWDSHLPKNVKFNRVSGLGLNEKELSENKALDDWTLQDLNSNSILPYEDSSFDSVVCTVSIEYLNNPFKIFNEILRILRPGGVFIVTISNRWFAPKAIKIWQDLHEFERVGMVLEYFIQSGFGNINTLSIRGYPRPEGDKYFFREEFSDPVFAVWGVKNK comes from the coding sequence ATGATAGATATTTCTTCATTTAACGCAGTTGTTGAGCTTTCTCTTAGATGGGAAGCATATAATATCTTACATGAAGATAGATATTATATTTCTAAGTTAAACCTTTGGAGGGATATTTTCCCTAAAGAATTTTATGAAAAATTTATAAATTCTGATGTAGGATCTCTGATAGAAGGAGAGTATTTGCAAGGAGAATATATTGAAAGATATGATCCAAAAAAAACTTTTTTTATAAATTATTCTCAGTTCAATAAAAAGTTTATAAAAGATAGAATAATTGAGCCAAAAATTGGTAGATTTTATCCAAAAGGAATTATTGATGGAGTTTCAAATATATTTAAAGATAATTTTGAACCTTTTAGGTTAGTAGGGATAGAGAATGACAAAATTTTAGTTGACTTTAATCACCCCTTTTCAAGGTATGATTTTGTCGCAAGGGCCAACTTTATCGATCTAAGACCGAAAAACCCTGAGATTGGCGGTAAGTGCATTGATTGGTTTGACAAAGTTGCATTTGACGCAGGGATACAAGCAAGGTGGAACAACACTCCAACCGATTTCTTTTCTGGTGAATCGCTTGAAAGGGCAGATGAAAATGACGATTTAGTTTTTTATTCGTCTCCAAGATTTGTAAATCATATTGACCTTACTGCTATAGAACATATTTCTTCAATTTATGGCTCATTACTGAAACCAAATACTGATATTCTTGATTTTATGTGTAGCTGGGATTCTCATCTTCCTAAAAATGTTAAGTTCAATAGAGTCAGTGGTCTTGGATTAAACGAAAAGGAATTATCAGAAAACAAAGCTTTAGATGATTGGACATTGCAGGATCTAAATTCTAATTCTATACTGCCATATGAGGATAGCTCCTTTGATTCGGTTGTATGTACCGTTTCAATTGAATACTTAAATAATCCCTTTAAAATATTTAATGAGATTCTTAGGATATTAAGACCTGGTGGAGTTTTTATTGTTACCATTTCAAACAGATGGTTTGCCCCAAAGGCTATTAAGATATGGCAGGATTTGCACGAATTTGAAAGAGTTGGTATGGTTTTGGAGTATTTTATACAGTCTGGGTTTGGAAATATTAACACCTTGTCTATAAGGGGGTATCCTCGTCCTGAAGGTGATAAATATTTTTTCAGAGAGGAATTTTCAGATCCTGTTTTTGCGGTATGGGGAGTTAAAAATAAGTAA
- a CDS encoding deoxyribodipyrimidine photo-lyase, with product MKFDRRVEEVQAFDKPGKYILYWMQGAFRTTYNHSLEYAKYLSNEQSLPLMVLVVIDFSYPEGNFRSFKFFLEGLKDVSDELISQQIGIDIVVGRFQDILRPYIDNAKMMVTDKSYLPNLINIKNAIYDENKITVYQVDTNLVLPVNLASPKREYAAYTIRPKILKHLEEHRHDFEEVKYNGAFLHPKIEIDLDNIENELIRQNLIFVSPAPYVGGYKEAKKNLDDFIGNKLKYYKDCRSDPNKDIESNLSPYLHFGNISPIEILNELEKVEGNPENYYSFQEELVVRRELSHNFTYYSNDLNNLENLLPSWAIKTFDEHEDDKREYVYSLEEFEDSKTHDEIWNASQRELKKRGKIHNYMRMYWGKKIIEWSKNIEDAYDAMIYLNNKYALDGRDPNSYVGILWCFGLHDRAFKERKIFGKVRWMSQGSLIRKFDLNKYIKN from the coding sequence ATGAAGTTTGATAGAAGAGTAGAAGAAGTTCAGGCTTTTGATAAACCTGGCAAGTATATTTTGTATTGGATGCAGGGAGCTTTTAGGACAACGTATAATCACAGTCTTGAATATGCTAAATATTTATCAAATGAACAATCTCTTCCGCTAATGGTCTTGGTTGTGATAGATTTTTCTTATCCTGAGGGAAATTTTAGAAGTTTCAAATTTTTTCTTGAAGGGCTAAAAGACGTTTCTGACGAACTGATATCACAACAAATTGGAATAGACATAGTAGTTGGAAGGTTTCAAGACATTTTGAGGCCTTATATTGATAATGCAAAAATGATGGTTACCGATAAATCTTATCTGCCGAATTTGATAAACATTAAAAATGCTATTTATGATGAAAATAAGATTACAGTTTATCAGGTTGATACCAATCTAGTCTTGCCAGTAAATCTGGCTAGTCCAAAAAGAGAATACGCAGCATATACTATTAGACCAAAAATTCTAAAACATCTTGAAGAACATAGACATGATTTCGAAGAGGTTAAATATAATGGTGCTTTTTTACATCCAAAGATCGAGATTGATTTAGATAACATTGAGAACGAATTAATCAGACAAAATTTAATTTTTGTTTCGCCTGCGCCATATGTAGGTGGCTACAAAGAAGCTAAAAAAAACCTTGATGACTTTATTGGGAACAAGCTTAAATACTACAAAGACTGTAGGAGCGACCCGAATAAAGACATTGAGAGCAACCTTAGCCCATACTTGCACTTTGGGAATATTAGCCCAATTGAGATTTTAAATGAATTAGAAAAGGTGGAAGGAAATCCTGAAAACTATTATTCGTTTCAAGAGGAATTGGTAGTTAGAAGAGAACTGTCTCACAACTTCACTTATTATTCAAATGATCTAAATAATTTAGAAAACTTATTGCCTTCTTGGGCCATTAAGACTTTTGATGAACACGAGGATGATAAAAGAGAATATGTTTATTCATTAGAAGAGTTTGAAGACAGCAAGACCCATGATGAGATCTGGAACGCATCTCAGCGAGAATTGAAAAAAAGAGGCAAAATTCATAACTATATGAGAATGTATTGGGGCAAAAAGATAATTGAATGGTCTAAGAATATTGAGGATGCCTATGACGCTATGATTTATCTAAATAACAAATACGCTCTTGATGGCAGAGATCCAAATAGTTATGTGGGCATACTCTGGTGTTTTGGCTTACACGATAGGGCCTTTAAGGAGAGAAAAATATTTGGCAAGGTTAGGTGGATGTCACAGGGCTCTTTAATTAGAAAGTTTGATTTAAATAAATATATAAAAAACTGA
- a CDS encoding DUF996 domain-containing protein gives MLNFSKEKILGGVGSGLIAFTLIPGIGHIFFIIGVIMFVISIYNISKLLKESDIYSNIVKSFLIGIVGTAISLFLGLYTFVSVFSGHWNFGANIFLSLIIFYSFIIASAVFFRKSLILITSFTDNELFKTSGDVMFWGAILTIFAIGFIGMFISWILLAIAFFTMPDSIKTPKSENSVFDSDYYRVS, from the coding sequence ATGTTAAATTTCTCAAAAGAAAAGATTCTTGGTGGAGTAGGCTCTGGTTTAATCGCGTTTACTTTAATTCCTGGTATAGGTCATATATTTTTCATAATCGGTGTAATAATGTTTGTTATATCTATATACAACATATCTAAACTCTTGAAAGAGAGCGATATCTATTCAAATATTGTAAAATCTTTTTTAATAGGAATTGTAGGGACTGCTATTTCTCTTTTTCTTGGGCTATACACATTCGTCTCGGTATTTTCGGGACATTGGAATTTTGGAGCAAATATATTTTTAAGCCTTATAATTTTTTATTCATTTATAATCGCCTCTGCTGTTTTTTTTCGAAAGAGCTTAATTTTAATTACTTCATTTACAGACAATGAACTTTTCAAAACATCGGGAGACGTAATGTTCTGGGGTGCAATATTGACAATTTTTGCTATAGGATTTATTGGAATGTTTATATCATGGATTCTATTAGCTATTGCTTTTTTTACTATGCCAGACTCTATCAAGACTCCAAAATCCGAAAATTCAGTATTTGATTCAGATTATTATAGAGTTAGTTAA
- a CDS encoding MFS transporter, with the protein MTKKMVFPHPYFSSNPKWKWFILLTVLIGATMSALDVSIVNVATPTIENRFQVPMSMIEWVVMGYMLTLTVFLPFFGRLADMFGRTKMYNIGFIIFTIGSALCGISPNAYFLIFSRVFQAVGAGMLQANSVAIITQSFPKNELGRAIGIQGAVQAIAMSIGPFISGILISLLNWRLIFYINVPIGIIGTLMALFILPASKPSLKKNHKIDFLGVILCATGLGFLVLAIDQGTKIGWTSPFIIFCFLAFLIILPLFILRELKTANPMLDLRIFKNWDFSTGNITGFLSYYVLFAVLFLMPFYLEDIMHYDAEIVGSILTPIPLAMALIAPFAGAISDKIGSRFMTTLGMIICAVAVFLLSFLNDIINIYFLTLIFIILGLGMGIFTPPNNSAIMLSAPEDKLGVAGGVLNMMRALGLIFGVDISSMIFTSLKLNTLAQHGYLIESKAPFTIYRIAFMNGFSFVMISLLVMCVIAVVISFTKKSIKRKEGVEESFESIDLL; encoded by the coding sequence ATGACGAAAAAAATGGTGTTTCCTCATCCTTACTTCTCTTCAAATCCAAAATGGAAATGGTTTATCCTCTTAACTGTTCTAATCGGAGCCACAATGTCTGCATTAGACGTAAGCATTGTAAACGTAGCTACTCCAACAATTGAAAATAGATTCCAAGTACCAATGTCAATGATTGAATGGGTTGTAATGGGATATATGTTAACCCTAACGGTTTTTCTACCATTTTTTGGAAGACTTGCCGATATGTTCGGAAGAACCAAGATGTATAACATAGGATTTATCATATTTACAATAGGTTCAGCTCTTTGTGGAATTTCACCAAATGCGTATTTTTTGATATTCTCTCGGGTATTTCAGGCAGTAGGTGCTGGCATGCTCCAGGCAAACTCAGTAGCTATCATAACACAGTCATTTCCAAAGAATGAGTTAGGCAGAGCCATAGGAATACAAGGTGCAGTTCAGGCAATAGCAATGTCTATAGGTCCGTTTATCAGCGGTATACTTATCTCTCTTTTAAATTGGAGGCTGATATTTTACATTAATGTACCAATAGGCATTATTGGCACATTAATGGCACTATTTATCTTGCCAGCCAGCAAACCCAGCTTAAAGAAGAACCACAAAATTGACTTTCTCGGGGTTATTTTGTGCGCTACGGGGTTGGGATTTCTTGTGTTGGCAATAGATCAGGGAACGAAAATAGGCTGGACATCACCATTTATTATATTTTGCTTTTTAGCTTTCCTTATAATACTGCCTTTGTTTATATTAAGGGAATTGAAAACTGCTAATCCCATGTTAGACTTAAGAATTTTTAAAAATTGGGATTTTTCTACTGGAAACATTACAGGCTTTTTATCATATTATGTGCTTTTTGCAGTTCTGTTCTTGATGCCATTTTATCTAGAAGACATAATGCACTACGATGCAGAAATCGTAGGATCTATATTGACACCTATACCGCTTGCCATGGCTTTGATAGCTCCATTCGCAGGAGCCATATCTGATAAAATTGGTTCAAGATTTATGACTACTCTGGGAATGATCATTTGTGCAGTAGCTGTATTTCTTCTATCTTTTTTAAACGACATTATAAATATTTATTTTCTCACGTTAATATTTATAATACTTGGTTTAGGAATGGGCATTTTCACTCCACCCAACAACAGTGCAATAATGCTTTCGGCTCCAGAAGATAAGCTTGGCGTTGCAGGTGGCGTGTTAAACATGATGAGAGCACTTGGTCTTATATTCGGAGTAGACATATCAAGTATGATATTTACATCATTAAAACTAAATACTCTTGCACAACACGGGTATCTTATTGAATCAAAAGCTCCGTTTACAATTTATAGAATAGCATTTATGAACGGTTTCTCATTTGTAATGATCAGTCTCTTAGTAATGTGTGTAATTGCTGTAGTTATTTCCTTCA